A genomic stretch from Natronomonas gomsonensis includes:
- a CDS encoding winged helix-turn-helix domain-containing protein, producing the protein MSTDDSSKEGESEIGESEEGVREKLEQEAERAAEQFDEGIVDLLAWVLDTETRARIYVYLRQNPGSTSEEVAEGTGLYPSTVREALAALHEEEKLDRSKRESSGAGNNPYEYTAMAPSDLVGTIVDDLQEELNTVFNLDSHLGIGNRESVDPVDITVEDGSENSDDTESADGADDTDD; encoded by the coding sequence ATGTCTACTGACGACAGTTCCAAGGAGGGGGAATCCGAGATTGGGGAGAGCGAAGAGGGCGTCCGGGAGAAACTCGAACAGGAGGCCGAGCGGGCAGCCGAACAGTTCGATGAGGGCATCGTCGACCTGTTGGCGTGGGTGCTCGACACCGAAACCCGGGCGCGAATCTACGTGTATCTCCGACAGAACCCCGGCAGCACGAGCGAAGAGGTCGCCGAGGGCACTGGGCTGTATCCGAGTACCGTCCGGGAAGCACTCGCCGCACTCCATGAAGAGGAGAAACTCGACCGGAGCAAGCGGGAGTCCAGCGGCGCGGGCAACAACCCCTACGAGTACACGGCGATGGCGCCGAGCGACCTCGTCGGCACCATCGTCGATGACCTCCAAGAGGAGTTGAACACCGTGTTCAACCTCGATTCACACCTCGGTATCGGCAACCGAGAGAGCGTCGACCCCGTCGACATCACCGTCGAAGACGGGTCCGAGAACTCCGACGACACCGAGTCGGCGGACGGGGCCGACGATACGGACGACTGA
- a CDS encoding DUF309 domain-containing protein, with protein MDDHTRDSSVDPPAGNPTGWRSDGRWEHATLRRATEHGVRLYNSTAFHESHDCFEAEWYNYGRGTTESKFLHGMVQVAAGAYKHFDFEDDDGMRSLFRTALQYFQGVPNDFYGVDVLDVRTRLTNALGDPTVLEGWQIRFDETFPEAREADFRYAERVD; from the coding sequence ATGGACGACCACACCCGTGATTCGAGCGTCGACCCGCCGGCCGGCAATCCGACGGGCTGGCGCTCCGACGGGCGGTGGGAACACGCCACGCTCCGCCGGGCGACCGAACACGGCGTCCGCCTGTACAACTCGACGGCGTTCCACGAGTCACACGACTGTTTCGAGGCGGAGTGGTACAACTACGGTCGCGGCACCACCGAGAGCAAGTTCCTTCACGGGATGGTCCAAGTCGCCGCCGGCGCCTACAAGCACTTCGACTTCGAGGACGACGACGGGATGCGCTCGCTGTTTCGGACGGCACTGCAGTACTTTCAGGGCGTGCCGAACGATTTCTACGGCGTCGACGTGCTTGACGTTCGGACGCGGTTGACGAACGCGCTTGGAGACCCGACCGTACTGGAGGGGTGGCAGATACGCTTCGACGAGACGTTCCCCGAAGCACGCGAAGCGGATTTCCGCTACGCCGAACGCGTCGACTGA
- a CDS encoding DUF3006 domain-containing protein, translated as MRSILALLVVALLSMTLVSGSVVAADGGDTAVVDQVGEEYALIFVEEGGQQEGRLVETTDLPEEGRHENAVLQRVDGEWTYDAAETERRYEAAQNRFDELSEDL; from the coding sequence ATGCGCTCGATACTTGCGCTGTTGGTGGTCGCACTGCTTTCGATGACGCTCGTTTCCGGGTCGGTGGTCGCCGCCGACGGTGGTGATACCGCCGTCGTCGACCAGGTCGGCGAGGAGTACGCACTGATTTTCGTCGAAGAGGGCGGCCAACAGGAGGGCCGACTCGTCGAGACGACCGACCTGCCCGAAGAGGGTCGCCACGAAAACGCCGTCCTACAGCGCGTCGACGGCGAGTGGACCTACGACGCCGCCGAGACCGAGCGGCGATACGAGGCCGCCCAGAACCGCTTCGACGAACTGTCCGAGGACCTGTAG
- a CDS encoding AsnC family transcriptional regulator, producing MRDLDETDRRLLRLLLDDGRRPYSDLAEEVGLSAPAVSDRIDRLRELGIVERFTVDIDRSRLSDGVRVAVTLDVTPGETTTAREALGSVDGVEHVFATADSRLFVVASVPDGDVERHLAAAFDTGAIEAVSASPLVAADWHPALGEATLGMECAECGNTVTSEGVTATLDGERYEFCCGSCEARFVERYEELKEGA from the coding sequence ATGCGCGACCTCGACGAAACCGACAGGCGATTGCTTCGATTGCTACTCGACGACGGGCGACGACCGTACAGCGACTTGGCCGAGGAGGTGGGGCTGTCGGCGCCGGCCGTGAGCGACCGCATCGACCGACTTCGGGAGTTGGGAATCGTCGAGCGTTTTACCGTCGACATCGACCGGTCCCGACTCAGCGATGGGGTTCGTGTCGCCGTGACGCTCGATGTGACGCCCGGCGAAACGACGACGGCCCGGGAGGCGCTCGGCTCCGTCGACGGCGTCGAACACGTCTTTGCGACCGCCGATAGCCGACTGTTCGTCGTCGCGTCGGTTCCCGACGGCGACGTAGAGCGCCACCTCGCGGCGGCGTTCGACACCGGCGCAATCGAGGCGGTGTCGGCGTCACCGCTCGTGGCCGCCGACTGGCACCCGGCGTTGGGCGAGGCGACGCTCGGCATGGAGTGTGCCGAGTGCGGCAACACCGTGACCAGCGAGGGCGTCACCGCGACGCTCGACGGCGAACGCTACGAGTTCTGCTGTGGCTCCTGTGAAGCGCGGTTCGTCGAGCGCTACGAGGAACTGAAAGAAGGGGCTTAG
- a CDS encoding MaoC/PaaZ C-terminal domain-containing protein, which produces MSHRTFEGLTVGETIDCGTRSVSREEIVAFAEEYDPLGIHTDEAAAADSPFGDIIASGIHTFALTQRPVVEHFYGDSDLVAAGHIEEMRLPAPLRPGDTMAVTLEIADKRRSKRNEQRGIVTTNREATVDGEVVFALVNRTIWTR; this is translated from the coding sequence ATGAGCCATCGTACCTTCGAGGGGTTGACTGTCGGCGAAACCATCGACTGCGGGACACGGTCGGTGAGCCGCGAGGAAATCGTCGCCTTCGCCGAGGAGTACGACCCGCTCGGCATCCACACCGACGAAGCGGCCGCCGCCGACTCGCCGTTCGGCGACATCATCGCAAGCGGCATCCACACCTTCGCGCTGACCCAGCGACCGGTCGTCGAGCACTTCTACGGCGATTCGGACCTCGTCGCCGCCGGCCACATCGAGGAGATGCGACTGCCGGCGCCGCTCCGACCCGGCGACACGATGGCTGTCACGCTCGAAATCGCGGACAAGCGACGCTCGAAGCGCAACGAACAACGCGGCATCGTCACGACCAACCGGGAGGCGACCGTCGACGGCGAGGTGGTGTTCGCGCTCGTGAATCGGACGATTTGGACGCGATGA
- a CDS encoding DUF63 family protein gives MELSDGLDLERAWLATFLGGIAALVVGSLAFPQRVYDGFLWRYFWGPVDADAHGATCAVRDGGVTERLYGQTACAGADGIVATPGYTTVSTVSYAIVLVFMLVGVLLLLRRLDIRMSKRFYFALFPFMLFGGALRVVEDVNATFVREGVGMLIPFPTVGLIISPFIYFTMFGITLAALVGTISLSKRGVIDEFETVLGGVGAVALAATLAVLLYVSATSDIVGFYPAVAVIVLVGATLTAAAFWVLSERYAPRINAGTGAMGPLVVWGHSVDGIANVLSLDWHEELGLPVEYGSKHVVNAAVDRYTGIIQPEWLTDAIGTVWPFLLIKVFAAVAVVWVFDREIFEESPRYAYLLLIAILAVGLGPGTRDMIRATLGI, from the coding sequence ATGGAGTTGTCCGACGGACTCGACCTCGAACGCGCGTGGCTGGCGACGTTCCTCGGCGGCATCGCCGCCCTCGTCGTTGGCTCGCTGGCGTTTCCCCAACGCGTCTACGACGGGTTCCTGTGGCGGTACTTCTGGGGCCCGGTCGACGCGGACGCCCACGGCGCGACGTGTGCCGTCCGTGACGGCGGCGTGACCGAACGGCTGTACGGACAAACCGCTTGTGCCGGCGCCGACGGCATCGTCGCCACCCCAGGCTACACCACCGTTTCGACGGTGAGTTACGCTATCGTCCTCGTGTTCATGCTCGTGGGTGTGCTGCTGTTGCTCCGCCGACTCGACATTCGAATGTCCAAGCGGTTCTACTTCGCGCTGTTCCCGTTCATGCTGTTCGGCGGCGCACTTCGGGTCGTAGAGGACGTCAACGCCACGTTCGTCCGGGAGGGCGTCGGGATGCTTATCCCGTTTCCTACTGTCGGCCTCATTATCAGTCCGTTCATCTACTTCACGATGTTCGGCATCACGCTCGCCGCCCTCGTCGGTACCATCTCGCTGTCGAAGCGAGGCGTCATCGACGAGTTCGAAACCGTACTCGGTGGCGTCGGCGCAGTCGCACTCGCGGCCACCCTCGCCGTCCTTCTGTACGTCTCCGCGACCTCCGACATCGTCGGCTTCTACCCCGCCGTCGCCGTCATCGTTCTCGTCGGCGCGACGCTCACCGCGGCGGCGTTTTGGGTGCTCTCGGAGCGATACGCACCGCGAATCAACGCCGGCACCGGAGCGATGGGGCCACTCGTCGTCTGGGGGCACTCCGTCGACGGCATCGCCAACGTGTTGAGCCTCGATTGGCACGAGGAACTCGGTCTCCCCGTCGAGTACGGCTCGAAACACGTCGTCAATGCCGCTGTCGACCGCTACACCGGTATCATTCAACCCGAGTGGCTCACCGACGCCATCGGCACCGTCTGGCCGTTCCTCCTCATCAAAGTCTTCGCCGCGGTCGCCGTCGTCTGGGTGTTCGACCGGGAAATCTTCGAGGAAAGCCCCCGGTATGCCTACCTGCTCCTCATCGCCATCCTCGCGGTCGGACTCGGCCCCGGAACCCGAGACATGATTCGGGCGACGCTGGGTATCTGA
- a CDS encoding heavy-metal-associated domain-containing protein — protein MQTTLNVDDMACDGCEANVEEAIRGVAGVTGVEADHESGTVVVEGEADTDALVAAVDDAGYEASA, from the coding sequence ATGCAAACGACACTGAACGTCGACGACATGGCGTGTGATGGGTGCGAAGCGAACGTCGAGGAAGCGATTCGTGGCGTCGCGGGCGTCACCGGCGTCGAAGCCGACCACGAGTCCGGGACCGTCGTCGTCGAGGGCGAGGCTGACACCGACGCGCTGGTCGCGGCCGTCGACGATGCCGGATACGAGGCGTCGGCCTAA
- a CDS encoding phosphopantetheine adenylyltransferase, which produces MNVVLGGTFDPIHDGHRALFERAFELGDVTVGLTSDELAPRTRSVDRYVRSFEERRADLEAELSNFAEEYDREFHIRTLEEPTGVATEPGFDVLIVSPETEDGGHAVNEVRREKGLDELDIEVVDHVYAEDGAVISSTRVVSGEIDEHGNLTPDSDGRPPARE; this is translated from the coding sequence ATGAACGTCGTTTTGGGTGGGACCTTCGACCCGATTCACGACGGCCATCGGGCGCTGTTCGAACGAGCGTTCGAACTCGGTGACGTGACCGTCGGCCTCACCAGCGACGAGCTCGCACCCCGGACGCGCAGCGTCGACCGTTACGTCCGCTCCTTCGAGGAGCGTCGGGCGGACCTCGAAGCCGAACTATCGAACTTCGCCGAGGAGTACGACCGCGAGTTCCACATCCGGACGCTCGAAGAGCCGACCGGCGTCGCGACCGAACCCGGCTTCGACGTGCTCATCGTCTCCCCGGAGACCGAAGACGGCGGCCACGCCGTCAACGAGGTCCGGCGAGAGAAGGGTCTCGACGAACTCGACATCGAAGTCGTCGACCACGTCTACGCCGAAGACGGAGCGGTCATCTCCTCGACGCGAGTGGTCTCCGGAGAAATCGACGAACACGGCAACCTCACGCCGGATTCCGACGGCCGCCCGCCCGCTCGGGAGTAA
- a CDS encoding inositol monophosphatase family protein — MSERADCALRAAEAGAAVASGSFREGIAVETKGQKTDVVTQADHDAQAQVVSTIRDHYADDPIVGEEDEELGAVPDRGSAWVVDPIDGTNNFVRGIRTWATSVAATVDGEPHAGATVCPALEDTYLLDSGTAHRNGEELSVSDRTDPEEFVVVPTVWWEFDRREEYAAACAGIVERFGDMRRFGSAQLELALCAAGAIDGVITNVRVSPWDSLVGVGLVEAAGGVVTDIDGDPWRHDSRGLVASNGQAHDAVLAAAREAESVR; from the coding sequence ATGAGCGAGCGTGCGGACTGTGCCTTGCGGGCGGCCGAGGCGGGCGCGGCGGTGGCCTCGGGGTCGTTCCGGGAAGGCATCGCCGTCGAGACGAAGGGACAGAAGACGGACGTGGTGACCCAAGCCGACCACGACGCTCAGGCGCAGGTCGTCTCGACGATTCGGGACCACTACGCCGACGACCCTATCGTCGGCGAAGAGGACGAAGAACTCGGTGCCGTTCCCGACAGGGGTTCGGCGTGGGTCGTCGACCCAATCGACGGGACGAACAACTTCGTTCGGGGGATACGGACGTGGGCGACGAGCGTCGCGGCGACGGTCGACGGCGAACCACACGCGGGGGCGACCGTCTGTCCCGCGCTGGAGGATACCTACCTGCTCGATTCGGGAACTGCACACCGAAACGGCGAGGAACTGTCGGTCAGCGACCGAACCGACCCCGAGGAGTTCGTCGTCGTGCCGACGGTGTGGTGGGAGTTCGACCGCCGCGAGGAGTACGCTGCCGCCTGTGCGGGCATCGTCGAACGGTTCGGCGACATGCGCCGGTTCGGCTCGGCCCAACTCGAACTCGCGCTGTGTGCGGCCGGTGCCATCGACGGCGTGATTACGAACGTCCGCGTGAGCCCGTGGGATAGCCTCGTCGGCGTCGGACTGGTCGAAGCCGCAGGCGGCGTCGTCACCGACATCGACGGTGACCCGTGGCGCCACGACAGCCGTGGACTGGTCGCCTCCAACGGCCAAGCCCACGACGCGGTGCTGGCGGCGGCCCGAGAAGCAGAGAGCGTTCGATAA
- a CDS encoding 2,5-diamino-6-(ribosylamino)-4(3H)-pyrimidinone 5'-phosphate reductase, producing MDVFVNAAVSADGKLSSRRREQIAISGEADFARVDRLRAEADAVMVGVGTVLADDPSLVRYDESHRRDVRGADSDPPVCVVADSRCRTAADAAVLDGDRETYVLTSEAAPTDRRDCLEAAGATLVVAGTERVDLPRAFDALEAEGIERLMVEGGGELIFSLFEAGLVDECSVYVGNLVIGGREAPTLADGEGFVDDFPELELEEVERVDDGVVLHWTVP from the coding sequence ATGGACGTGTTCGTCAACGCCGCGGTCAGCGCCGACGGCAAACTCTCCTCTCGGCGGCGCGAGCAAATCGCCATCAGCGGCGAGGCCGATTTCGCACGCGTCGACCGCCTGCGGGCGGAAGCCGATGCCGTGATGGTCGGCGTCGGAACCGTGTTGGCCGATGACCCTTCCTTGGTCCGCTACGACGAGAGCCACCGCAGAGATGTTCGGGGCGCCGATTCCGACCCGCCTGTTTGCGTCGTCGCGGATTCCCGATGCCGAACGGCCGCTGACGCTGCCGTACTCGATGGCGACCGCGAGACGTACGTGTTGACGAGCGAGGCGGCGCCGACCGACCGACGTGACTGTCTCGAAGCCGCGGGCGCCACCCTCGTCGTCGCGGGGACGGAGCGGGTCGACCTTCCGCGAGCGTTCGACGCTCTCGAAGCCGAGGGCATCGAGCGCCTCATGGTCGAAGGCGGCGGTGAACTCATCTTCTCGCTGTTCGAGGCCGGCCTCGTCGATGAGTGTTCGGTGTACGTCGGGAACCTCGTTATCGGCGGCCGTGAGGCGCCGACGCTGGCCGACGGCGAGGGGTTCGTCGACGACTTCCCTGAGTTGGAACTCGAAGAAGTGGAACGAGTCGACGACGGCGTCGTCCTCCACTGGACGGTGCCGTAG
- a CDS encoding transcription initiation factor IIB family protein: MYRARDHVENEEWLAAIDDAAERLDLGTAARSRATDLFLSTVPEADRSKRATVAASLYAGALIAGERRSQSDVADAAGVSRLTVQKRWKELMAEAGLEPPKW, translated from the coding sequence ATGTACCGGGCGCGGGACCACGTCGAAAACGAGGAGTGGCTGGCCGCCATCGACGACGCCGCCGAACGGCTGGACCTCGGCACGGCGGCCCGCTCGCGTGCGACGGACCTCTTTCTGTCGACGGTGCCGGAGGCTGACCGCTCGAAGCGGGCGACCGTCGCGGCGAGTCTGTACGCGGGCGCGCTCATCGCAGGTGAGCGTCGCTCCCAATCGGACGTGGCCGACGCCGCCGGTGTCTCGCGGTTGACCGTCCAGAAACGTTGGAAGGAGTTGATGGCCGAGGCGGGACTGGAACCACCGAAGTGGTAG
- a CDS encoding MOSC domain-containing protein: MRLEDIYVTEAGGEPMQSRQRIDAVAGGLDNDRYCTGRGHYSPFDVCEVTFVQAEALEEIERTTGIDLSDGQHRRNLVVRGGDVHDLLNSRFRLGEATFEGTRPRPPCRYIEQLNDEDGLMRALGEGRGGICARVDEPGEIAVGDKIEGIEEMGNFEGMVASIRDRVGR; this comes from the coding sequence ATGCGTCTGGAGGACATCTACGTCACGGAGGCCGGAGGCGAACCGATGCAGTCCCGACAGCGCATCGACGCCGTCGCGGGAGGACTGGACAACGACCGCTACTGCACCGGCCGCGGCCACTACTCGCCGTTCGACGTCTGTGAGGTGACGTTCGTACAGGCCGAAGCGCTCGAAGAAATCGAACGGACCACGGGCATCGACCTCTCGGACGGTCAACACCGCCGCAATCTCGTCGTCCGGGGCGGCGATGTCCACGACCTATTGAACAGCCGGTTCCGACTCGGAGAGGCGACCTTCGAAGGGACGCGCCCCCGACCGCCCTGTCGCTATATCGAACAGTTGAACGACGAAGATGGGCTGATGCGCGCACTTGGTGAGGGTCGCGGTGGTATCTGTGCGCGGGTCGACGAGCCGGGCGAAATCGCCGTCGGCGACAAAATCGAGGGCATCGAGGAGATGGGCAACTTCGAGGGGATGGTTGCGAGCATCCGGGACCGCGTCGGGCGGTAG
- a CDS encoding DUF7545 family protein, producing MADETVTLHIDGPDGDDEVTLPTEMLDLMRENDESNAEIVGDLALFSCAQRIHATVHHAEGGDTEEYEAIEEQTMDLFEDRFGASYAELTGHQH from the coding sequence ATGGCAGACGAAACCGTTACCCTACACATCGACGGCCCCGACGGCGACGACGAAGTGACCCTTCCCACCGAGATGCTGGATTTGATGCGCGAAAACGACGAGTCCAACGCCGAAATCGTCGGCGACCTCGCGCTGTTCTCCTGTGCCCAGCGCATCCACGCGACCGTCCACCACGCCGAGGGCGGCGACACCGAGGAGTACGAGGCCATCGAGGAACAGACGATGGACCTGTTCGAGGACCGCTTCGGCGCCTCCTACGCCGAGTTGACCGGCCACCAGCACTAA
- a CDS encoding heavy metal translocating P-type ATPase: MTRRERIGVGGMHCATCSETIADAVEVLDGVVAASANYATDDTTVEYDPEEVSLSAIYEAIEDAGYDPTIERRTVEVVGMHCTNCSETVENALDGVPGVVRADVNYATDEATIEYNPESFSLDAVYEAIEDAGYEPVRADDEGSTDEDGESPAERELRKQRRLVVGGAVLTAPFIYLMATMVTPLPRPESLFGVDFGIVEFAIATALMATLGREFLVGAYKATRNRTANMDTLVAVGTSSGYLFSTAVLVFELPAGLYFEAVAFILWFITVGNWLEARSKAQASDALKELLQMEAEEATVIRDGKEVTVPLSEVEVGDRMKVRPGERIPTDGVVRDGQSAVDESMLTGESVPVEKSPGDEVVGSTVNENGALVVEATKVGSDTTIQQIVRRVKEAQSRQPDIQRVADTVSAYFVPAVLANAVLWATLWYLFPGQLYGLVELLPFGQVGGGPVVGGVPLFEFSMIVFASAVLIACPCALGLATPAATMVGSTISAKNGVLFKGGDVLEQVREVDAVVFDKTGTLTEGEMSLTDVVAVEGVDATRTDGGAMLEPEIDESFVLEVAASAESGSEHPLGEAIVDGAEERDIDLQSVESFENVPGKGVRATTEYGEVLVGNRALLAESGIDTDPADEAMERLEREGKTAMLVAVGGSVVGVVATADTVRPTAKETVAALTERDYDVYMITGDNERTARAVAEEVGILAENVHAGVLPEEKADEIEAIQSDGIRAMMVGDGVNDAPALTTAHIGVAIGSGTDVAMEAADVTLMRSDPADVLKAIRVSQATISKVWQNLFWALGYNAALIPVASLGLLNPALAGAAMAASSVSVMSNSLAFARYTPDHDYVPLPLRPLAALRR; the protein is encoded by the coding sequence ATGACCAGACGAGAACGCATCGGTGTTGGCGGGATGCACTGTGCGACGTGTTCGGAAACCATCGCCGACGCAGTCGAAGTACTCGATGGAGTCGTTGCGGCGTCGGCGAACTACGCGACCGACGATACAACCGTCGAGTACGACCCCGAAGAAGTGTCGCTGTCGGCCATCTACGAGGCCATCGAGGATGCGGGCTACGACCCCACCATCGAACGCCGAACGGTCGAAGTCGTCGGCATGCACTGTACGAACTGCTCGGAGACCGTCGAGAACGCACTCGACGGGGTTCCGGGGGTCGTCCGTGCGGACGTGAACTACGCGACCGACGAGGCAACCATCGAGTACAACCCCGAATCGTTCTCGCTGGACGCCGTCTACGAGGCCATCGAGGATGCGGGCTACGAACCCGTCCGGGCCGACGACGAAGGGTCGACGGATGAAGACGGCGAGTCGCCCGCCGAGCGAGAACTCCGGAAACAGCGCCGCCTCGTGGTCGGCGGGGCCGTTCTCACCGCGCCGTTCATCTACCTGATGGCGACGATGGTAACGCCGCTTCCGCGGCCGGAATCGCTGTTCGGCGTCGACTTCGGGATTGTCGAGTTCGCCATCGCGACGGCGCTGATGGCGACGCTGGGCCGTGAATTCCTCGTCGGCGCCTACAAAGCCACCCGCAATCGTACCGCGAACATGGACACACTGGTCGCCGTCGGCACCAGTTCGGGGTACCTGTTCAGCACGGCCGTTCTCGTCTTCGAACTCCCCGCCGGCCTGTACTTCGAAGCGGTCGCGTTCATCCTCTGGTTCATCACCGTCGGCAACTGGCTGGAGGCCCGCTCGAAAGCCCAGGCTTCCGATGCCCTCAAAGAGCTGTTGCAGATGGAAGCCGAGGAGGCGACGGTCATTCGCGATGGAAAGGAGGTCACCGTCCCGCTGTCCGAGGTCGAGGTCGGCGACCGGATGAAGGTCCGTCCGGGTGAGCGAATCCCGACCGACGGCGTCGTCCGTGACGGCCAATCGGCCGTCGACGAATCGATGCTCACCGGCGAGTCCGTCCCTGTCGAGAAATCGCCCGGAGACGAGGTCGTCGGGTCGACGGTCAACGAAAACGGCGCCCTCGTCGTCGAGGCGACGAAAGTGGGTTCGGACACCACCATCCAACAAATCGTCCGTCGGGTGAAGGAAGCCCAGTCGCGACAGCCCGACATCCAGCGGGTGGCGGACACCGTCAGCGCCTACTTCGTCCCCGCGGTGTTGGCTAATGCCGTCCTCTGGGCGACGCTGTGGTATCTGTTCCCCGGACAACTGTACGGACTCGTCGAACTGCTCCCGTTCGGGCAGGTCGGCGGTGGCCCGGTCGTGGGCGGCGTCCCGCTGTTCGAGTTCTCGATGATTGTGTTCGCTTCGGCGGTGCTCATCGCCTGTCCCTGTGCGCTGGGGCTTGCGACCCCCGCGGCGACGATGGTCGGTTCGACCATCTCCGCGAAGAACGGCGTCCTGTTCAAGGGCGGCGACGTGCTCGAACAGGTCCGGGAGGTCGACGCGGTCGTCTTCGACAAGACCGGCACGCTCACCGAGGGCGAGATGTCTCTGACCGACGTCGTCGCCGTTGAGGGAGTCGACGCCACCCGAACCGACGGTGGCGCGATGCTGGAACCCGAAATCGACGAGTCGTTCGTCCTCGAAGTCGCCGCCAGCGCCGAATCCGGGTCGGAACACCCACTCGGAGAGGCCATCGTCGACGGCGCCGAGGAACGGGACATCGACCTCCAGTCGGTCGAGTCCTTCGAGAACGTCCCCGGGAAGGGCGTCCGAGCGACCACGGAGTACGGCGAGGTGCTGGTCGGCAACCGGGCGCTACTCGCCGAATCGGGCATCGACACCGACCCCGCCGACGAGGCGATGGAACGGCTCGAACGCGAGGGCAAGACGGCGATGTTGGTGGCCGTCGGCGGGTCAGTCGTCGGCGTCGTCGCCACCGCCGACACCGTTCGCCCGACCGCCAAGGAGACGGTCGCGGCGCTGACCGAACGCGACTACGACGTGTACATGATTACCGGTGACAACGAGCGGACGGCCCGTGCCGTCGCCGAGGAGGTCGGTATCCTCGCCGAGAACGTCCACGCGGGCGTCCTCCCCGAGGAGAAGGCCGACGAAATCGAGGCCATCCAGTCGGACGGCATCCGGGCGATGATGGTCGGTGACGGCGTCAACGACGCCCCCGCGCTGACGACCGCCCACATCGGCGTCGCCATCGGGTCGGGAACCGACGTGGCGATGGAGGCCGCAGACGTGACACTGATGCGGTCGGACCCCGCCGACGTTCTGAAGGCCATCCGGGTTTCGCAGGCTACCATCTCGAAGGTGTGGCAGAACCTGTTTTGGGCGCTCGGCTACAACGCGGCGCTCATTCCGGTTGCCTCGCTCGGCCTGCTGAACCCGGCGCTTGCGGGCGCGGCGATGGCCGCCTCCAGCGTCTCGGTGATGTCCAACAGCCTCGCGTTCGCCCGATACACGCCCGACCACGACTACGTCCCGCTGCCGTTGCGGCCCCTCGCGGCGCTCCGACGGTAA
- a CDS encoding glutamate--cysteine ligase — protein MELGSRDAFDRMGTLGIEEEFFVVDETGRPTAGTDELVYESDPPEILDGRLDHELFKCVIETQTPTIGSLSAARDALANVREAVVDHAEGQGFGIAAAGLHPAAKWRELEHAEKPRYRAQLDRIQYPQHRNTTAGLHVHVGVDDADKAVWVANEMRWYLPIMLALSANSPFWNGFDTGLASARAKIFEALPNTGMPTTFEDFEAFQSFERMMVENGSINDRGELWYDVRPHSEHGTVEVRTPDGQADPERVLAFVEYTKALVEDLAARYEDGENGRRHRREPLDENKWRALRYGHDAELLSKDFSEALPLGELVDRESSRLGVDGIREMYDAESGAERQRRLHDSDGLDAVCADLLLE, from the coding sequence ATGGAACTGGGCTCGCGGGATGCCTTCGACCGGATGGGAACGCTCGGCATCGAAGAGGAGTTCTTCGTCGTCGACGAGACCGGGCGCCCCACCGCCGGCACGGACGAACTCGTCTACGAGTCCGACCCACCGGAGATACTGGACGGGCGACTCGACCACGAACTGTTCAAATGTGTCATCGAAACCCAGACGCCGACCATCGGGTCGCTGTCGGCCGCCCGTGATGCCCTCGCCAACGTTCGGGAGGCGGTAGTCGACCACGCCGAGGGTCAGGGGTTCGGCATCGCGGCGGCGGGCCTCCACCCGGCGGCGAAGTGGCGCGAACTCGAACACGCAGAGAAGCCACGGTATCGCGCACAACTCGACCGGATTCAGTACCCACAGCACCGAAACACGACGGCCGGACTCCACGTCCACGTCGGCGTCGACGACGCCGACAAGGCCGTCTGGGTCGCAAACGAGATGCGCTGGTATCTCCCGATTATGCTCGCGCTTTCGGCGAACTCGCCGTTCTGGAATGGGTTCGACACCGGGTTGGCCTCGGCTCGTGCGAAGATTTTCGAAGCGCTTCCCAACACCGGGATGCCCACCACCTTCGAGGACTTCGAGGCGTTCCAGTCCTTCGAGCGGATGATGGTCGAAAACGGGTCGATAAACGACCGTGGCGAACTGTGGTACGACGTGCGCCCTCACTCCGAACACGGCACCGTCGAGGTGCGGACGCCGGACGGCCAGGCCGACCCCGAGCGGGTGTTGGCGTTCGTCGAGTACACGAAGGCGCTCGTCGAGGACCTCGCCGCCCGCTACGAGGACGGTGAGAATGGACGCCGCCACCGCCGGGAACCGCTCGACGAGAACAAGTGGCGGGCTTTGCGCTACGGCCACGACGCCGAACTGCTCTCGAAGGACTTCTCGGAGGCTCTCCCGCTCGGCGAACTCGTCGACCGCGAGAGCAGTCGGCTCGGGGTGGATGGTATCCGCGAGATGTACGACGCCGAAAGCGGCGCCGAGCGCCAGCGACGACTCCACGACAGCGACGGTCTCGATGCCGTCTGTGCGGACCTGCTTCTCGAGTGA